One Agrococcus jenensis genomic region harbors:
- the dcm gene encoding DNA (cytosine-5-)-methyltransferase: MSSFKFVDLFAGIGGFHAALGAVNGGTLAMASEIDAPAAAIYAQNWDEAPEGDIIPLTESRMAVPAHDVLSAGFPCQPFSKSGFQRGINEARGTLFFNILRILQERKPSVVMLENVRNLAGPRHRETWATIVRLMQDAGYKVSTTPTVFSPHLLPPELGGRPQIRDRVFIMATYVGDPARARALSPNVPLVPRGAIGGWNPDDWDIFKTPIGPDQRPLIQPDQEVVRLDDYRLTEADSYVIDVWADFVNRLRKKGVSKLPGFPIWADHFTHLEALEIGEDVPTWKADFLRKNSAFYSEHQDVIDAWLLAHGELRDLPASRRKLEWQAQSTAALRDTVMHLRPSGLRAKRATYLPALVAITQTSILGSRGRRISPREAARLQGLPDWFTFGGQRDALTYKQLGNGVNVGAAAFMLRTHVERDAKLIEETSPAVVNAILSAPRNPDEALSESDRFVRAA, translated from the coding sequence ATGTCCTCCTTCAAGTTCGTCGATCTCTTCGCTGGCATCGGAGGCTTCCACGCAGCGCTGGGCGCCGTCAACGGCGGCACGCTCGCCATGGCGTCCGAGATCGATGCTCCCGCCGCCGCGATCTACGCCCAGAACTGGGACGAGGCACCCGAGGGCGACATCATCCCGTTGACCGAGAGCCGGATGGCGGTTCCCGCTCACGACGTGTTGAGCGCTGGCTTCCCCTGCCAGCCCTTCTCCAAGTCCGGGTTCCAGCGCGGGATCAACGAAGCACGCGGCACGCTGTTCTTCAACATCCTGCGGATCCTGCAAGAGCGCAAGCCTTCCGTTGTCATGCTCGAGAACGTGCGGAACCTCGCTGGCCCCAGGCATCGGGAGACGTGGGCCACGATCGTGCGGCTGATGCAGGACGCGGGCTACAAGGTGTCCACGACGCCGACGGTCTTCTCGCCCCATCTCCTGCCGCCGGAGCTGGGCGGGCGACCACAGATCCGGGACCGCGTCTTCATCATGGCGACCTACGTCGGAGACCCCGCCCGGGCTCGAGCGCTCTCGCCGAACGTGCCGCTCGTTCCGCGAGGAGCTATCGGCGGATGGAACCCCGACGACTGGGACATCTTCAAGACGCCGATCGGACCTGACCAGCGACCGCTGATCCAGCCCGATCAGGAGGTGGTCCGCTTGGACGACTACCGATTGACCGAAGCGGATTCCTACGTGATCGACGTCTGGGCGGACTTCGTGAACAGGCTACGCAAGAAGGGCGTCTCCAAGCTCCCTGGCTTCCCCATCTGGGCGGACCACTTCACTCACCTAGAGGCCCTCGAGATCGGCGAGGATGTACCGACCTGGAAGGCCGACTTCTTGCGAAAGAACTCCGCCTTCTACTCGGAGCATCAGGACGTGATCGACGCCTGGCTGCTTGCCCACGGCGAGCTGCGAGACCTACCCGCTTCGCGCCGCAAGCTCGAGTGGCAGGCGCAGTCGACGGCAGCCCTGCGAGACACCGTGATGCACCTCCGCCCGTCAGGACTGCGCGCCAAGCGAGCGACGTACCTGCCCGCGCTCGTCGCGATCACACAGACCTCGATCCTTGGCTCTCGCGGACGGCGCATCTCACCGCGCGAGGCCGCGCGTCTACAAGGACTGCCGGACTGGTTCACATTCGGTGGTCAGCGGGACGCCCTCACCTACAAGCAACTCGGCAACGGTGTCAACGTCGGCGCTGCCGCCTTCATGCTCCGGACCCACGTCGAGCGGGACGCGAAGCTGATCGAGGAGACGTCACCCGCAGTGGTGAACGCGATCCTGTCCGCTCCCCGCAATCCCGACGAGGCGCTCAGCGAGTCCGACCGGTTCGTTCGCGCCGCTTAG
- a CDS encoding very short patch repair endonuclease codes for MSELSDEVEAVLRGKRAMPGGWASSASATAVMKGNGRRDTQPELQVRRLIHAAGLRYRVDMAPLTSDRRRRADIIFTRRKIAVFIDGCFWHGCPQHFVPPRANADYWQPKIARNRERDLETTARLVAAGWEVLRFWEHEDPVAVAHSIAAHYHSRA; via the coding sequence GTGAGTGAGCTGAGCGACGAGGTCGAGGCGGTGCTCCGCGGGAAGCGGGCCATGCCCGGTGGGTGGGCATCGAGCGCGAGCGCTACGGCCGTCATGAAGGGGAACGGTCGCCGGGATACTCAGCCCGAGCTGCAGGTGCGCCGCCTCATCCACGCCGCCGGCCTCCGATACCGCGTCGACATGGCGCCGCTTACGTCGGATCGGCGCCGTCGCGCTGACATCATCTTCACGCGGCGGAAGATCGCCGTCTTCATCGATGGTTGCTTCTGGCACGGTTGCCCACAGCACTTCGTCCCACCGCGGGCCAACGCCGACTACTGGCAACCAAAAATCGCACGCAACCGCGAGCGAGACTTGGAGACCACAGCACGGCTCGTCGCTGCGGGTTGGGAGGTGCTCCGCTTCTGGGAGCACGAAGACCCGGTCGCCGTCGCGCACAGCATCGCAGCGCACTACCACTCTCGAGCTTGA
- a CDS encoding methionine ABC transporter ATP-binding protein yields the protein MISIEHVSRRFGDGPDAVVALDDVSIDVAKGQIFGVVGQSGAGKSTLLRTVNALERPDSGRVTVDGVDVTALSGQALRNERHKIGMVFQHFNLVGNRTVAQNVEFALEATGAAEKDRRPKALDMLDLVGLAHRADDRPGQLSGGQRQRVGIARALASGPDVLLSDEATSALDPETTRSILELIRRLSRELGLTVLLITHEMEVVKRICDAAALMETGRVIEQGGLDELIRTPGSQVAAELFPVGEPHRIPGHRIVDVTYTGLSADRPVIAQLARDFGLDVSILGAALETINGHQAGRTRLAVPGDEHTARQVVDSLTAQGVTAWEVLA from the coding sequence ATGATCTCGATCGAGCACGTCAGCCGCCGCTTCGGCGACGGCCCTGACGCCGTCGTCGCGCTCGACGACGTCTCCATCGATGTCGCGAAGGGGCAGATCTTCGGCGTCGTCGGGCAGTCCGGCGCCGGCAAGTCGACGCTGCTCCGCACCGTCAACGCGCTCGAGCGCCCTGACTCCGGCCGCGTCACCGTCGACGGCGTCGACGTCACCGCCCTCAGCGGCCAGGCGCTCCGCAACGAGCGCCACAAGATCGGCATGGTCTTCCAGCACTTCAACCTCGTCGGCAACCGCACGGTCGCCCAGAACGTCGAGTTTGCGCTCGAGGCGACCGGCGCCGCCGAGAAGGACCGCCGCCCGAAGGCGCTCGACATGCTCGACCTCGTCGGCCTCGCACACCGCGCCGACGACCGCCCCGGCCAGCTCTCCGGCGGCCAGCGCCAGCGCGTCGGCATCGCGCGCGCCCTCGCGTCCGGCCCGGACGTGCTGCTCAGCGACGAGGCGACGAGCGCCCTCGACCCCGAGACGACCCGCTCCATCCTCGAGCTCATCCGCCGCCTGAGCCGCGAGCTCGGCCTCACCGTGCTGCTCATCACGCACGAGATGGAGGTCGTCAAGCGCATCTGCGACGCGGCCGCCCTTATGGAGACCGGCCGCGTCATCGAGCAGGGCGGGCTCGACGAGCTCATCCGCACGCCCGGCAGCCAGGTCGCCGCCGAGCTCTTCCCGGTCGGCGAGCCCCACCGCATCCCGGGCCACCGCATCGTCGACGTCACCTACACGGGCCTCAGCGCCGACCGGCCGGTGATCGCGCAGCTCGCCCGCGACTTCGGCCTCGATGTCTCGATCCTCGGCGCCGCGCTCGAGACCATCAACGGCCACCAGGCCGGCCGCACCCGCCTCGCGGTGCCCGGCGACGAGCACACCGCCCGCCAGGTCGTCGACAGCCTGACGGCACAGGGCGTCACCGCCTGGGAGGTGCTCGCATGA